GGCCTCGGCGCGCACCCTGACCGTACCCGCCTCCCGCAGCACCGCTAGATGCTGCGATACGCTCGATTGTGACAGGCCGGTTAGAGTGACGAGCTCCCCGACCGAAACCTCACCATCGGTCATCCGGCACAGCATGATCAGTCGATCGCGGTGCGCGAGCAGCCGCAGACGTTCGGCGACATGCGCGGCATTGTTGTGCAGCGCGGCGATAGGTCCGGTAAAGCTCATTGGCTTACTGTCGCTGGGCGACCGTCATCGCGCAAGACGATGTAGATTGCCGGGATCACCAGCACAGTCAGCAAGGTTGAAGAGGCCAAGCCAAACAACAACGATATGGCGAGACCCTGGAAGATCGGATCGGTCAGGATCACCGCCGCCCCGATCATGGCCGCCGCTGCCGTCAACGCGATCGGCTTGAACCGGATCATTCCCGCCTCGAGCAAGGTATCGCGCAGCGATTTATCGGGCGCGCGGGCGTGGTTGATGAAATCGACCAGCAGGATCGAATTGCGCACGATAATGCCGGCCAACGCAATGAAGCCGATCATCGACGTCGCGGTGAAGGGTGCCGCGAACAGCATATGGCCGATGACGATGCCGACCAAGGTCAGCGGGATCGGGGTGAGGATCACCAGCGGCAGCTTGAAATTGCGGAACTGGCCGACGACCAGCACATAGATGGCGAGCAACGCCACCCCGAACGCTGCGCCCATGTCGCGGAAAGTGACCCAGGTGATCTCCCATTCGCCGTCCCACAACAGGCTCGGCTTGCTCTCGTCGGCGGGCTGGCCGTTGAGGCGGATCTCGGGCTTGACCAGCCCGTGGGCCTTCCAGTCGAACTTGTTCACCGCATCATCGACTGCGAGCATGCCGTAGATCGGGGCTTCGTAGCGCCCGGCGAGTTCGGCCGTCACCATCGTCGCACCGCGTCCGTCGCGACGGTAGATGCTCTGGCCGCCGGGCTGCATCTTAGCCTCGACCAGTTCGCCGAGCTGGATGAGTTGCGGGCCGCCCCCGCCTTGCGTCACCGCGACCGGCGTGGCGGCGAGCGCCTGGCTCCAGCTGCGCTGCGACTGGTCGAGCGCGATCTGGATCGGCAGCGGATCGCGCCCGCCGCCGCGCGGGGCATAGCCGACGATCTGGTCGCCGAGCAGCGCGCCGATGCTGTCGAGTAGCTGGCGTTCTGACAGACCATATTGGTCGAGCTTGGCGCGATCGGGGATCAGGCGCAGTTCGGGGCGCGGATCGCCGAAACTGTTGTCGACATCGACGATGTACGGCACCGATTTGAAGATCGCCTCCAGCTGGGTTGCCGTCGCGCGGCGGACGGCTTCGTCGGGGCCATAGATTTCGGCGAGCAACGTCGCGAGCACGGGCGGGCCGGGGGGTGTCTCGACGACCTTGATCGAGCTGCCTGGAGGTAGCGGCACAGCCTTCAGCTTTTCGCGTAGAGCCACTGCGATCGTATGGCTTGCGCGCGCGCGATCTTCCTTGGGGGCCAGCGTGACCATGAGATCGCCCATTTCGGGGCGTGCGCGCAGAAAATAGTGCCGAACGAGGCCATTGAAATTGAACGGTGCGGAGGTGCCGGCATAGGCTTCCATCGCCTCGACCTCGGGGATAGTGCGGACGATGGCGGCGGCCTGTTCGAGCGCGCGCGAGGTCGCTTCGAGGCTGCTGCCTTCGGGCAGGTCGACGACGAGCTGGACTTCGCTCTTGTTGTCGAAGGGCAGCAGCTTCACGGTCACCGCCTTGAAATAGAACATCGAGCAGGCAACCAGCGTGGCGACGCCGACCGTGATCAGGAACAGCCGCGCGCTATGCTTGGTCGCGATGACGCGGCTCGCGACGCGAGCATAGAGCAGGCCGAGCTTGCCGCCATGATGGTCCGCATGGGCATCGCCGTCGTTGACTGCCGAGCGGGCGAAGCGGATCATCAGCCACGGCGCGATGATCACCGCGACGAAGAAGCTGAACACCATCGCGGCCGACGCATTGACCGGGATCGGTGCCATATACGGCCCCATCAGCCCGGAGACGAACAGCATCGGGAGAAGCGCGGCGACCACGGTCAGGGTGGCGACGATCGTCGGATTGCCGACTTCCGAAACGGCATCGACCGCCGCATCGATGCGACTGCGGTCATCCTTCATCGCCCAGTGACGCGCGATGTTCTCGATTATCACGATCGCATCATCGACCAGAATGCCGATCGAAAAGATCAGCGCGAACAGGCTGACGCGGTTGATCGTGAAACCCATCAGCTTGGAAGCGAACATCGTCAGCAGGATCGTCGTCGGAATGACGATCGCGGTAACGCCCGCTTCGCGCCAGCCAATCGCGAAACCGATCAGGATGACGATCGAGACGGTGGCCAGCGCAAGGTGAAAGAGCAGCTCATTCGCCTTGTCATTGGCGCTTGCGCCGTAATTGCGCGTGACGGCGACATCG
Above is a genomic segment from Sphingomonas sp. HMP6 containing:
- a CDS encoding efflux RND transporter permease subunit translates to MSLGISGRITRATIQSPLTPLFLLAAILVGLLATFTIAREEEPQISVPMVDIRVMAPGLSAADAVELVAKPLETIVKSVDGVEHVYAQAEDNGVLVTARFLVGSNPEDAATRIDEKLNANIDRIPVGIPPPQVTVRGISDVPIVVLTLSPSPGAPGAWNDQSLLQLAGRLRSEVAKVDNVGLSFIVGGQREAIRVAPDPAKLALHQVPLGNVIDAASQANRSFPAGTVRENGQAVSVVAGQTLGSAADVGALIVRSVSGAPVYLRDVASVQQAATEDQARGWRWSRSEGKGWNRAPAVSIAIAKRAGANAVDVSTGVVARVAALKGTLIPANVDVAVTRNYGASANDKANELLFHLALATVSIVILIGFAIGWREAGVTAIVIPTTILLTMFASKLMGFTINRVSLFALIFSIGILVDDAIVIIENIARHWAMKDDRSRIDAAVDAVSEVGNPTIVATLTVVAALLPMLFVSGLMGPYMAPIPVNASAAMVFSFFVAVIIAPWLMIRFARSAVNDGDAHADHHGGKLGLLYARVASRVIATKHSARLFLITVGVATLVACSMFYFKAVTVKLLPFDNKSEVQLVVDLPEGSSLEATSRALEQAAAIVRTIPEVEAMEAYAGTSAPFNFNGLVRHYFLRARPEMGDLMVTLAPKEDRARASHTIAVALREKLKAVPLPPGSSIKVVETPPGPPVLATLLAEIYGPDEAVRRATATQLEAIFKSVPYIVDVDNSFGDPRPELRLIPDRAKLDQYGLSERQLLDSIGALLGDQIVGYAPRGGGRDPLPIQIALDQSQRSWSQALAATPVAVTQGGGGPQLIQLGELVEAKMQPGGQSIYRRDGRGATMVTAELAGRYEAPIYGMLAVDDAVNKFDWKAHGLVKPEIRLNGQPADESKPSLLWDGEWEITWVTFRDMGAAFGVALLAIYVLVVGQFRNFKLPLVILTPIPLTLVGIVIGHMLFAAPFTATSMIGFIALAGIIVRNSILLVDFINHARAPDKSLRDTLLEAGMIRFKPIALTAAAAMIGAAVILTDPIFQGLAISLLFGLASSTLLTVLVIPAIYIVLRDDGRPATVSQ
- a CDS encoding ArsR/SmtB family transcription factor; this translates as MSFTGPIAALHNNAAHVAERLRLLAHRDRLIMLCRMTDGEVSVGELVTLTGLSQSSVSQHLAVLREAGTVRVRAEAQSRFYQLVDAQVAGIIAALCDYSGRIAGEPA